From Deltaproteobacteria bacterium, a single genomic window includes:
- a CDS encoding helix-turn-helix domain-containing protein, with amino-acid sequence MIIIRVKLERVLPGHVPAEFGLLPSMKVTMADKKRKFSYSSPKRRTLQGESKKRLILKVATEVFAEKGFNETTIAQIAQIAKIAEGSIYHYFENKEGLLFSIPEERMEKFLSGLREHLRGIKGALNKLRKLIWYHLNFYEKNKDYTQILLPEFRSSGH; translated from the coding sequence TTGATTATCATTCGAGTAAAGTTGGAAAGGGTTTTACCTGGCCACGTGCCTGCAGAATTCGGTCTCCTCCCGTCAATGAAGGTTACCATGGCGGATAAAAAAAGGAAATTTTCTTACTCCTCACCGAAGAGGAGGACTCTCCAAGGGGAGAGCAAGAAGCGGCTGATTTTAAAAGTGGCGACTGAGGTCTTCGCCGAAAAGGGGTTCAATGAAACCACCATCGCCCAGATCGCTCAGATAGCCAAAATTGCCGAAGGCAGCATTTACCATTATTTCGAGAACAAAGAAGGCCTGCTCTTCTCCATCCCCGAAGAGCGAATGGAAAAATTTCTATCCGGTCTCCGCGAGCACCTGAGGGGAATTAAAGGGGCTCTGAATAAGCTCAGGAAGCTCATCTGGTATCACCTCAATTTTTATGAAAAAAATAAAGATTATACTCAAATTCTACTTCCAGAGTTCCGTTCTTCAGGTCATTGA
- a CDS encoding TetR/AcrR family transcriptional regulator C-terminal domain-containing protein translates to MKKIKIILKFYFQSSVLQVIEEGKKEKAIRKEIDPYILRDIILGTIEHFAIRGFILGRFPNLSEAGDHLYDQIVGGVA, encoded by the coding sequence ATGAAAAAAATAAAGATTATACTCAAATTCTACTTCCAGAGTTCCGTTCTTCAGGTCATTGAGGAAGGGAAAAAAGAAAAAGCCATCCGGAAGGAAATCGACCCTTACATTCTTCGCGATATCATCCTGGGAACCATTGAGCACTTCGCCATTCGGGGGTTTATCCTGGGGAGGTTCCCCAACCTGTCAGAAGCGGGGGACCATCTTTATGATCAGATTGTTGGTGGGGTGGCCTAG